The following proteins are co-located in the Apium graveolens cultivar Ventura unplaced genomic scaffold, ASM990537v1 ctg1716, whole genome shotgun sequence genome:
- the LOC141700050 gene encoding agamous-like MADS-box protein MADS2 isoform X3 translates to MGRGKVVLKRIENKINRQVTFAKRRNGLLKKAYELSVLCDAEVALIIFSTRGKLYEFASSSSMDKTLEKYQRYSYAQLESTTGQPDNNAQLQGRYQEYLKLKAKVESLKRTQRHVLGEDLEQLETNELHQLERQLDSTLKQVRSIRARHLLHQISDLQEKEKALVEMNKALQNKCETMQLSLETEEGNSNQPAAETEDFFEPLQSNNSLHIDRN, encoded by the exons ATGGGAAGAGGAAAGGTGGTGTTGAAGAGGATAGAGAACAAGATAAATAGGCAGGTAACTTTTGCCAAGAGAAGGAATGGACTGTTAAAGAAAGCTTACGAACTCTCTGTTCTTTGTGATGCTGAAGTTGCTCTTATCATCTTCTCCACTCGTGGCAAGCTCTATGAGTTCGCTAGCTCCTCTAG TATGGACAAGACACTGGAGAAATACCAGAGATATAGCTATGCTCAGCTTGAGAGTACCACTGGTCAGCCCGATAACAATGCCCAG CTGCAGGGTAGGTACCAAGAGTATTTGAAGCTTAAAGCAAAAGTTGAGAGCCTTAAACGAACTCAGAG ACATGTTTTGGGGGAAGACCTGGAACAGTTGGAAACAAATGAGCTTCATCAGCTGGAACGCCAACTGGATTCAACCTTGAAGCAAGTCAGGTCCATCAGG GCTCGACATCTGCTTCACCAGATTTCTGATCTTCAAGAAAAG GAAAAAGCTCTAGTTGAGATGAATAAAGCCTTACAGAACAAG TGTGAGACTATGCAATTGTCATTGGAAACAGAAGAAGGCAATAGCAATCAGCCAGCAGCTGAAACAGAAGATTTTTTTGAGCCTTTACAATCTAATAATTCATTGCATATCGATCG TAACTGA
- the LOC141700050 gene encoding MADS-box protein 04g005320-like isoform X2, which translates to MGRGKVVLKRIENKINRQVTFAKRRNGLLKKAYELSVLCDAEVALIIFSTRGKLYEFASSSSMDKTLEKYQRYSYAQLESTTGQPDNNAQGRYQEYLKLKAKVESLKRTQRHVLGEDLEQLETNELHQLERQLDSTLKQVRSIRARHLLHQISDLQEKEKALVEMNKALQNKCETMQLSLETEEGNSNQPAAETEDFFEPLQSNNSLHIDRHNAAVTEQGHVVSSKQHAVGVMPGWMI; encoded by the exons ATGGGAAGAGGAAAGGTGGTGTTGAAGAGGATAGAGAACAAGATAAATAGGCAGGTAACTTTTGCCAAGAGAAGGAATGGACTGTTAAAGAAAGCTTACGAACTCTCTGTTCTTTGTGATGCTGAAGTTGCTCTTATCATCTTCTCCACTCGTGGCAAGCTCTATGAGTTCGCTAGCTCCTCTAG TATGGACAAGACACTGGAGAAATACCAGAGATATAGCTATGCTCAGCTTGAGAGTACCACTGGTCAGCCCGATAACAATGCCCAG GGTAGGTACCAAGAGTATTTGAAGCTTAAAGCAAAAGTTGAGAGCCTTAAACGAACTCAGAG ACATGTTTTGGGGGAAGACCTGGAACAGTTGGAAACAAATGAGCTTCATCAGCTGGAACGCCAACTGGATTCAACCTTGAAGCAAGTCAGGTCCATCAGG GCTCGACATCTGCTTCACCAGATTTCTGATCTTCAAGAAAAG GAAAAAGCTCTAGTTGAGATGAATAAAGCCTTACAGAACAAG TGTGAGACTATGCAATTGTCATTGGAAACAGAAGAAGGCAATAGCAATCAGCCAGCAGCTGAAACAGAAGATTTTTTTGAGCCTTTACAATCTAATAATTCATTGCATATCGATCG TCATAATGCTGCAGTAACTGAACAAGGGCACGTTGTTTCGTCCAAGCAACACGCTGTTGGAGTTATGCCGGGATGGATGATTTAA
- the LOC141700050 gene encoding MADS-box protein 04g005320-like isoform X1, translating into MGRGKVVLKRIENKINRQVTFAKRRNGLLKKAYELSVLCDAEVALIIFSTRGKLYEFASSSSMDKTLEKYQRYSYAQLESTTGQPDNNAQLQGRYQEYLKLKAKVESLKRTQRHVLGEDLEQLETNELHQLERQLDSTLKQVRSIRARHLLHQISDLQEKEKALVEMNKALQNKCETMQLSLETEEGNSNQPAAETEDFFEPLQSNNSLHIDRHNAAVTEQGHVVSSKQHAVGVMPGWMI; encoded by the exons ATGGGAAGAGGAAAGGTGGTGTTGAAGAGGATAGAGAACAAGATAAATAGGCAGGTAACTTTTGCCAAGAGAAGGAATGGACTGTTAAAGAAAGCTTACGAACTCTCTGTTCTTTGTGATGCTGAAGTTGCTCTTATCATCTTCTCCACTCGTGGCAAGCTCTATGAGTTCGCTAGCTCCTCTAG TATGGACAAGACACTGGAGAAATACCAGAGATATAGCTATGCTCAGCTTGAGAGTACCACTGGTCAGCCCGATAACAATGCCCAG CTGCAGGGTAGGTACCAAGAGTATTTGAAGCTTAAAGCAAAAGTTGAGAGCCTTAAACGAACTCAGAG ACATGTTTTGGGGGAAGACCTGGAACAGTTGGAAACAAATGAGCTTCATCAGCTGGAACGCCAACTGGATTCAACCTTGAAGCAAGTCAGGTCCATCAGG GCTCGACATCTGCTTCACCAGATTTCTGATCTTCAAGAAAAG GAAAAAGCTCTAGTTGAGATGAATAAAGCCTTACAGAACAAG TGTGAGACTATGCAATTGTCATTGGAAACAGAAGAAGGCAATAGCAATCAGCCAGCAGCTGAAACAGAAGATTTTTTTGAGCCTTTACAATCTAATAATTCATTGCATATCGATCG TCATAATGCTGCAGTAACTGAACAAGGGCACGTTGTTTCGTCCAAGCAACACGCTGTTGGAGTTATGCCGGGATGGATGATTTAA